One window of the Eucalyptus grandis isolate ANBG69807.140 chromosome 6, ASM1654582v1, whole genome shotgun sequence genome contains the following:
- the LOC104451132 gene encoding putative receptor protein kinase ZmPK1, with translation MAPPSSLLLPLFLFLFLQSCWLSTSALPSLAKRASLSVDNPDDLLVSPSGAFSAGFFPVGHNAYGFAVWFSDPPCTGAACTPVWMANRQAPVNGRRSALSLLDSGNLVLTDAGAEVWSSGTSFPSAELCLNDTGNLFLTDDWGGVLWQSFDSPTDTLLPQQPLARNTFLISARSRHNYSTGFYKLSFGDNGVLGLIFDIPSPLYPYWPNAWVLGNQSGRSLYNSSRITVLDPLGRFQSADNYSFYTSDYGVAATQRRMTLDFDGNLRVYSREPGSTVWAVTWEAISSMPCFIHGVCGNNSLCSYDPAKGRSCSCLPGYVPKVPGDWSAGCVPDFTFSDGCVPDEFRFVKLQHVDFFSYNFDTISNTTLAKCRQICLSLCNCRGFVYYWSGSGGTFDCYPKIELLNGHNLSRFDGESFIKFPKNMTFPVDQLVKSSQYSCPPTPAVKVLDRSKDRGLSFMLWFACVVGGIEILVVFLVWCFLIRIQQDVTSAHQSYLNAAAGFKRFTYDELKKATRNFSKEIGRGAAGIVYKALLPDDRVVAVKVLSNATTGEADFLAEASTIGRVNHMNLIGMLGYCAEGKRRLLVYEFMEHGSLAQNLSSPELHWERRFDIAVGTAKGLAYLHEECLEWVLHCDVKPHNILLDSDYQPKVADFGLSKLMDRGKVRNSNFSRIRGTRGYMAPDWVSNLPITSKVDVYSYGIVMLEMVTGISPMTSVDSLESGGDAKKIQLVPWARNKMKGPGRTGSRLEEMVHPALRGDYNLKQMEVLIEVALKCVEEDKNTRPTMSQVVEMLLRHENDG, from the coding sequence ATGGCTCCGCCATCCTcgctccttctccctctcttcctcttcctcttcctccaatCTTGTTGGCTCTCCACCTCGGCGCTGCCCAGCCTCGCCAAACGCGCGTCCCTCTCCGTGGACAACCCCGACGACCTCCTCGTCTCCCCCTCTGGCGCCTTCTCCGCTGGCTTCTTCCCCGTCGGCCACAACGCCTACGGCTTCGCCGTCTGGTTCAGCGACCCCCCCTGCACCGGCGCCGCCTGCACTCCCGTCTGGATGGCCAATCGTCAGGCCCCTGTCAACGGCCGCCGCTCTGCCTTATCCCTCCTCGACTCGGGCAACCTCGTCCTCACCGACGCCGGCGCCGAGGTCTGGTCTTCCGGCACCAGCTTCCCCTCTGCCGAGCTCTGCCTCAACGACACCGGGAACCTCTTCCTCACGGATGACTGGGGCGGCGTCCTGTGGCAGAGCTTTGACTCGCCGACCGACACCCTGCTCCCTCAGCAGCCACTCGCCAGAAACACGTTCTTGATCTCCGCTCGGAGCCGGCACAACTACTCGACCGGGTTCTACAAGCTTTCCTTCGGGGACAACGGTGTCCTCGGCCTCATCTTCGATATCCCGTCGCCGTTGTACCCGTACTGGCCGAACGCGTGGGTCCTGGGCAATCAGTCTGGCCGATCCCTTTACAACAGCAGCCGTATCACTGTGCTCGACCCCCTCGGCCGCTTCCAGTCCGCCGACAACTACTCGTTCTACACCTCCGATTATGGCGTCGCGGCTACGCAGAGAAGGATGACCCTCGATTTCGATGGCAACTTGCGGGTCTACAGCCGCGAGCCGGGCTCAACTGTCTGGGCCGTAACGTGGGAGGCAATCAGCAGCATGCCCTGCTTCATCCACGGCGTGTGCGGCAACAATAGCCTCTGCAGCTACGACCCGGCCAAGGGTCGGAGCTGCTCCTGCTTGCCTGGGTACGTCCCCAAGGTCCCGGGCGACTGGTCGGCCGGTTGCGTGCCCGATTTCACCTTCTCCGACGGGTGCGTCCCCGACGAGTTCAGGTTCGTGAAGCTCCAGCACGTCGATTTCTTTAGCTACAACTTCGACACCATCTCTAACACCACTCTCGCGAAGTGCCGGCAGATTTGCCTGAGCCTGTGCAACTGCCGAGGATTCGTGTACTACTGGTCGGGCTCCGGCGGCACGTTCGATTGCTACCCCAAGATCGAGCTCCTGAATGGCCACAACTTGTCCAGGTTCGACGGCGAGTCCTTCATCAAGTTCCCCAAGAATATGACCTTCCCCGTGGACCAGCTGGTGAAGAGTAGTCAGTACAGTTGCCCTCCCACCCCGGCGGTGAAGGTCTTGGACAGGAGCAAAGACCGTGGGTTGAGCTTCATGCTCTGGTTCGCCTGTGTTGTTGGGGGGATTGAGATCTTGGTGGTGTTCTTGGTGTGGTGCTTCCTGATCAGGATCCAGCAGGACGTCACTTCTGCGCACCAGAGCTACCTCAACGCCGCAGCCGGGTTCAAGCGGTTCACCTATGATGAGCTCAAAAAGGCAACGAGGAATTTCAGCAAGGAGATTGGGAGAGGCGCAGCCGGGATCGTGTACAAGGCCTTATTGCCGGATGATCGGGTCGTCGCCGTGAAGGTGCTCAGCAATGCCACAACTGGAGAGGCCGATTTTCTGGCCGAGGCTAGCACGATCGGGAGGGTGAACCACATGAATTTGATCGGGATGTTGGGTTACTGTGCCGAGGGAAAGCGCAGGCTATTAGTATACGAGTTCATGGAACATGGATCGCTGGCACAGAACTTGTCGTCACCTGAGCTTCATTGGGAGAGGCGGTTTGACATTGCGGTGGGCACCGCGAAGGGTTTAGCTTATCTCCACGAGGAGTGCTTGGAGTGGGTTCTGCATTGCGACGTGAAGCCTCATAACATACTCTTAGACTCCGACTACCAACCCAAAGTTGCGGATTTTGGGCTTTCCAAGCTAATGGACCGGGGAAAGGTGAGGAATTCCAACTTCTCGAGAATTAGAGGAACCCGAGGATACATGGCTCCTGATTGGGTCTCAAATCTGCCCATCACGTCCAAGGTGGACGTCTATAGCTACGGGATCGTCATGTTAGAGATGGTGACTGGAATTAGCCCGATGACGAGTGTCGATTCATTGGAGAGCGGAGGGGATGCCAAGAAAATCCAGCTTGTCCCATGGGCGAGGAATAAGATGAAGGGACCGGGGAGGACGGGATCCCGTCTGGAAGAGATGGTGCATCCTGCGCTCAGGGGCGATTACAACTTGAAGCAAATGGAGGTCTTGATCGAGGTCGCGCTCAAGTGCGTGGAGGAAGATAAAAACACCAGACCCACCATGAGCCAAGTGGTGGAAATGCTTCTTAGGCACGAGAATGATGGTTAG